One window from the genome of Rhodopirellula halodulae encodes:
- a CDS encoding sugar kinase, which yields MIELRSDAKYAMIIPTSMGIRLTPADHQPFHCSDTFKMQATSAESNVGSISSFLGLPVKILTAFVKDSPVARFIKDDLAGRHMDYEGPEFVQDNPWGVRHQINMADSGWGSRGPRVQNDRAGEVGRKLNVKDFDLDRIFGTEGAKIVHLSGLIAALSEETSEFCLEIARAAKKHGSRISFDLNHRASFWKGRETLLAEQFKEIASLSDILIGNEEDFQLCLGVEGPEAGGNDISAKIDGFKEMINRVKKEYADTTLFATTLREVESANLHHWGAIVSHGSEFAVIEPREIGVIDRIGGGDGFVGGLLYGVLQGWDAEKSSQFGWATGALTATLYTDYGQPADEDQVWSIWKGNARVQR from the coding sequence ATGATTGAACTTCGCAGCGACGCCAAATACGCCATGATCATTCCCACCAGCATGGGAATTCGATTGACGCCAGCGGATCATCAACCGTTCCACTGCAGCGACACGTTCAAGATGCAAGCGACCAGTGCTGAATCGAACGTCGGCAGCATCTCGTCGTTCTTGGGTCTGCCCGTCAAAATTCTGACGGCGTTCGTAAAAGACAGCCCCGTCGCTCGTTTCATCAAAGACGACTTGGCCGGCCGGCACATGGACTATGAGGGCCCTGAGTTCGTTCAAGACAACCCCTGGGGCGTTCGTCACCAAATTAACATGGCCGACAGTGGCTGGGGCTCGCGCGGACCGCGCGTGCAAAACGACCGTGCCGGTGAAGTCGGCCGCAAGCTGAACGTCAAAGACTTCGATCTCGATCGAATCTTCGGAACCGAAGGCGCCAAGATCGTTCACCTGTCGGGTTTGATCGCGGCCCTGTCGGAAGAGACCAGCGAGTTCTGCTTGGAGATCGCTCGCGCTGCTAAAAAACACGGTTCGCGAATTTCGTTTGACCTTAACCACCGCGCGTCGTTTTGGAAGGGCCGCGAAACATTGCTGGCGGAGCAGTTCAAAGAAATCGCCAGCTTGTCCGACATCCTGATCGGCAACGAAGAAGACTTCCAATTGTGCTTAGGCGTGGAAGGCCCGGAAGCAGGCGGAAACGACATCTCGGCCAAGATCGATGGCTTCAAAGAGATGATCAATCGTGTCAAGAAGGAATACGCCGACACGACTCTGTTCGCGACCACCCTGCGTGAAGTCGAAAGCGCCAACCTGCACCACTGGGGTGCCATCGTTTCGCATGGCAGCGAGTTCGCCGTGATCGAGCCACGTGAAATTGGCGTCATCGATCGCATCGGCGGCGGCGACGGATTTGTCGGCGGTTTGCTGTACGGCGTCCTGCAAGGCTGGGACGCGGAAAAGAGTTCGCAGTTTGGCTGGGCAACCGGCGCTTTGACCGCAACGCTCTACACCGACTACGGCCAACCCGCCGACGAAGACCAAGTCTGGAGCATCTGGAAAGGCAACGCCCGCGTCCAACGCTGA
- a CDS encoding type II secretion system GspH family protein, whose product MLQQQRTNRRTAFTMIELVVAASILIALMSVVTSLTFRIHRVWKDSNQQRTATWALAGEMERLTTVPTKELPTQLSQLQASDELRDMLPNPLLSGELVSDSLGQRIELSLNWDRDHPGVPVELVAWTFEQPLPSDNDDAKAAVSETEETP is encoded by the coding sequence ATGCTTCAACAGCAGAGAACGAATAGACGCACCGCCTTCACGATGATTGAATTGGTCGTCGCAGCCTCCATCTTGATTGCGTTGATGTCAGTCGTGACCTCGTTGACGTTTCGGATCCATCGGGTTTGGAAGGACTCAAATCAACAACGAACCGCGACCTGGGCATTGGCTGGCGAAATGGAGCGACTCACCACGGTGCCGACGAAAGAACTTCCGACGCAACTGTCGCAGCTTCAAGCATCCGATGAGTTGCGAGACATGCTTCCCAATCCGCTGCTATCAGGAGAACTGGTGAGCGACTCGTTGGGTCAACGAATCGAACTGAGCCTGAATTGGGATCGCGATCACCCGGGCGTCCCGGTCGAATTGGTGGCTTGGACCTTCGAGCAACCGTTGCCGAGCGACAACGACGATGCGAAAGCAGCCGTTTCGGAAACGGAGGAAACGCCATGA
- a CDS encoding type II secretion system F family protein: MSSLPSNPPDTFDLPPEPDTGSATVEQIRNALDDLLQRKSMIALQLHQSAQNSVGSVAKQMELMSRWFDRPVTANDVLSHADALAICRPLLDLPRVQAETSDQTELTGATPEDPRPAASTNNEGSPEEWVSTSSKLEDSVRRWESSISRRPSRNRFWVLLAYPIVLSITSIAILMLICVFLVPSFEEMMDDFGLALPLPTRTVFAVSRFTQTYGAWLLLGIIILVVIAASARLLSHRAGKASPWIRWGQRLFTPTRLAWASWAEHVALLLQTGLSKADAYRIAGESSPARFMRTVSQECLASLKSGRAPLSGITHVRGKPSHLMIRALQSPSPEEQASLLREVGKLYEDRERHKRRDLLVWLTPLVVLLIGGITGWVMTALFMPLVQLVSGLT, translated from the coding sequence ATGAGCTCGCTTCCCAGCAACCCACCAGACACCTTCGATCTTCCCCCGGAACCTGACACAGGTTCAGCGACCGTGGAACAGATTCGAAACGCACTGGACGATTTATTGCAACGCAAATCGATGATTGCTTTGCAGCTGCACCAGTCGGCTCAAAACTCCGTTGGCAGCGTCGCGAAACAAATGGAGTTGATGAGTCGCTGGTTCGACCGACCGGTCACCGCCAACGATGTTCTCTCGCACGCGGACGCGTTGGCGATCTGCCGTCCGTTGTTGGATTTGCCGAGAGTGCAAGCGGAGACTTCGGATCAAACTGAATTGACGGGTGCGACACCGGAGGACCCGCGTCCTGCCGCTTCCACGAACAACGAGGGATCGCCGGAGGAATGGGTTTCGACCAGCTCCAAATTGGAAGACTCTGTCCGTCGCTGGGAGAGTTCGATCTCACGACGACCTTCACGAAATCGCTTTTGGGTCTTGCTCGCCTACCCCATTGTATTGTCGATCACGAGCATCGCGATTTTGATGTTGATCTGTGTGTTCCTCGTCCCTTCGTTCGAAGAGATGATGGACGATTTTGGGCTAGCGTTGCCGCTGCCGACGCGCACGGTCTTCGCTGTTTCTCGATTCACGCAAACCTATGGTGCCTGGCTTCTGCTCGGCATCATCATCTTGGTGGTCATTGCGGCATCTGCCCGACTTCTCAGCCACCGTGCCGGCAAAGCATCCCCGTGGATTCGTTGGGGGCAACGACTGTTCACACCCACTCGCTTGGCCTGGGCTTCCTGGGCCGAACACGTCGCTCTGTTGCTGCAAACCGGATTGAGTAAAGCAGACGCCTATCGGATTGCGGGCGAATCCAGCCCAGCACGCTTCATGCGAACCGTCAGCCAGGAATGCCTCGCCAGCTTGAAATCCGGTCGTGCCCCGTTGTCCGGCATCACCCATGTTCGCGGCAAACCATCGCACTTGATGATTCGCGCACTGCAGAGCCCATCGCCGGAGGAGCAAGCCAGTTTGCTTCGCGAGGTGGGCAAGCTTTACGAAGACCGAGAGCGTCACAAACGCCGCGACCTTCTCGTCTGGCTCACACCGCTTGTCGTCCTCCTCATTGGTGGCATCACCGGATGGGTCATGACTGCTCTGTTCATGCCTTTGGTTCAACTCGTGAGCGGATTGACATGA
- a CDS encoding PulJ/GspJ family protein, with the protein MRTRVRIHRRISFGEKREGHSLVELLIVMSVLSSLITISIGWIHQSMKLSKQMQSRASHQNNLSRLSRMFREDVRFAADASIQGNTLSLNSGNVLYEAKDSLIQRTEQISTRTKRTDVFEVAPGSLVKWLRSDMSNSITLQIQRSSNTPLTSRHPAPSTDQSSNGSVRPPRNTDTIPRNDLLLQVELNRYARFEVLP; encoded by the coding sequence ATGAGGACTCGTGTTCGAATTCATCGTCGCATTTCCTTCGGCGAAAAACGCGAAGGGCACTCGCTGGTCGAATTGCTGATCGTGATGTCCGTTCTCTCGTCCCTGATCACCATCTCCATCGGATGGATTCATCAATCCATGAAGTTGTCCAAACAGATGCAATCACGAGCCTCCCATCAAAACAACTTGTCACGATTGTCGCGAATGTTTCGTGAAGACGTCCGCTTCGCCGCGGATGCCTCGATCCAGGGCAACACCCTTTCTCTGAACTCGGGAAATGTGTTGTACGAAGCAAAAGACTCCTTGATCCAGCGAACCGAGCAAATCAGCACGCGAACGAAACGAACCGACGTGTTCGAAGTTGCCCCCGGATCGTTGGTGAAGTGGCTTCGTTCAGATATGTCCAACTCCATCACGTTGCAGATTCAACGCTCCAGCAACACGCCGCTGACCAGCCGCCATCCGGCACCATCGACGGATCAGTCTTCCAACGGCTCGGTGCGGCCACCTCGGAACACCGACACAATTCCGCGAAACGACTTGCTGCTGCAGGTGGAGCTAAATCGATACGCACGATTTGAGGTCCTGCCATGA
- a CDS encoding DUF1559 domain-containing protein, producing MTSPNVVSIHSSRKPRAFTLVELLVVIAIIGVLVGLLLPAVQAAREAARRMSCSNNLAQLGLATHNYEFSWEHLPAGTTNPDGPIVSEPVGEHISFLVRLLPYIEQQGAADDFDTSQSVYSADNAKVRSYQIATFLCPSFPFSQNEDETAGLTNYAGCHHSTEVQIDEDNNGLLFLNSEMTYGEIYDGSSHTILIGEHLPSLQSLGWASGTRASLRNTGTMIGGSSDPFGRSMDEPPAQQVGGFASEHRGGAQFCFADGAIRFLSESIDPDVFAHLGNRADGEFVDDAM from the coding sequence ATGACATCGCCCAACGTTGTTTCCATCCATTCATCGAGAAAGCCACGCGCTTTCACGCTGGTTGAGCTTCTCGTCGTCATCGCCATCATCGGCGTGTTGGTCGGACTGTTGCTTCCCGCGGTCCAAGCCGCTCGCGAGGCGGCGCGGCGAATGAGCTGCTCCAACAATCTCGCCCAGTTGGGACTGGCCACCCACAACTATGAATTCTCGTGGGAGCACTTGCCGGCGGGCACCACCAACCCGGACGGCCCCATCGTCAGCGAACCGGTCGGTGAGCACATCAGTTTTCTGGTGCGACTGCTTCCGTACATCGAGCAGCAGGGTGCCGCCGATGATTTCGACACGAGCCAAAGTGTTTACTCGGCCGACAACGCCAAAGTCCGCTCTTACCAGATTGCAACCTTCCTCTGCCCTTCGTTTCCATTCAGTCAGAACGAAGATGAAACCGCGGGGCTAACCAATTACGCGGGCTGTCATCATTCAACCGAGGTTCAAATCGATGAGGACAACAATGGTCTGCTGTTTCTGAACAGCGAGATGACATACGGCGAGATCTACGATGGCAGCAGCCACACCATCCTGATTGGCGAACACCTGCCTTCTCTCCAATCGCTCGGGTGGGCATCGGGAACCCGCGCGTCGCTGCGAAACACAGGAACCATGATCGGTGGTTCCTCCGACCCATTCGGCCGCTCGATGGACGAACCACCCGCACAACAGGTTGGCGGATTCGCGAGTGAACACCGAGGCGGGGCTCAATTCTGCTTTGCGGATGGGGCGATTCGCTTTCTTTCTGAAAGCATCGACCCCGACGTTTTCGCTCACCTGGGCAACCGTGCCGATGGCGAATTTGTCGACGATGCAATGTAG
- a CDS encoding D-mannonate oxidoreductase gives MNDLFNLNDDVAVVIGGTGELGGHMAQALGSAGARTAVLGRNAERGEAKVKTITSAGGDAKFFAVDGMQADSLAEARDAITAWAGTPTVLVNAAGGNHPDATIPPGGDVCGLPREAWQHVFDLNLVGGALLPSQVFAPAMIEAGVGSIINIASMSGIIPLSRVVAYSAAKAAVINLTLWLAREWATTGVRVNAISPGFFPAEQNRKLLYNDDGSYTERGGQIIGHTPMARFGKPEELAGAAIWLASRKASSFVTGQNIAVDGGFASVTI, from the coding sequence ATGAACGATCTATTCAATCTCAACGATGATGTGGCTGTCGTGATCGGCGGCACGGGCGAACTCGGCGGGCACATGGCCCAGGCACTCGGATCCGCGGGCGCTCGCACCGCGGTTTTGGGACGGAATGCGGAACGTGGGGAGGCGAAAGTCAAAACCATCACGTCCGCGGGCGGCGACGCGAAATTCTTCGCCGTCGATGGCATGCAGGCGGATTCTTTGGCGGAAGCCCGTGACGCGATCACCGCATGGGCCGGAACGCCCACCGTGTTGGTCAACGCGGCCGGCGGCAACCACCCCGATGCAACCATTCCACCCGGCGGCGACGTGTGCGGTTTGCCTCGCGAAGCTTGGCAGCACGTGTTCGACCTGAACCTCGTCGGCGGAGCCCTGCTTCCCAGTCAGGTGTTTGCTCCCGCGATGATCGAAGCCGGTGTCGGCAGCATCATCAACATCGCATCGATGTCGGGCATCATTCCGTTATCTCGCGTCGTGGCTTACTCCGCCGCGAAAGCCGCTGTGATCAACCTCACGCTTTGGTTGGCTCGCGAATGGGCCACCACCGGCGTTCGGGTCAATGCGATCAGCCCCGGTTTCTTCCCAGCCGAACAGAACCGCAAACTGCTCTACAACGACGATGGCTCGTACACCGAACGCGGCGGCCAAATCATCGGGCACACACCAATGGCTCGCTTTGGCAAACCAGAGGAACTCGCCGGAGCGGCGATCTGGTTGGCATCGCGAAAAGCCTCCTCGTTTGTGACCGGGCAGAACATCGCGGTCGACGGCGGCTTCGCATCCGTCACGATCTAG
- the recJ gene encoding single-stranded-DNA-specific exonuclease RecJ — MSSHSSTVSDSNQTSESGTNREWRITPHDAPLVEQLIRTTGLPPVVAQLLVSRGVYSKDDASTFLDTKLTSLRDPQLLPGVPAAAEKIQAAIQSKTPIVVYGDYDADGMTGSAILVNCLRLLKADVSYHVPNRLEEGYGLNEDSIRKLVARGKQMIISVDCGISSLHCAQVCRELGVSLIITDHHQMGDELPDADVIVHPRLPGTAYPFGELCGAGVAFKLAWALCQETCGQKKVTPPMKRFLMQSLALAAIGTIADVVPLLDENRVLVNHGLRVMQTEPLPGLWELMKLTKLDQISELTTENIAFSLAPRLNAAGRLGQAQLGIELLTIEAGERAAALAQYIDQLNGQRDTLQRSVQLAAQKQAKTDFDPENDPALVLAGVGWHTGVIGVVAGRLAEKYAKPVIILSLDTAGKVDATGSGRVGGTGINLYDALRECEDRLVRFGGHPAAGGLTIRESDIEAFRGDFCEAVAKQWSDRELVPAIQIDAEAPLGQLNLQVMKQIETMAPFGAGNPRPVLMGRDIRLSEPAKKMGKGENHLSVRLKQGERVIRGVAFGAADWCEPLNQHDGPIEIAYRPVINEFNGYRSVEVHLVDWRRQG; from the coding sequence TTGAGTTCGCATTCCAGCACGGTTTCTGATTCCAACCAGACCAGTGAGTCGGGAACGAACCGGGAATGGCGAATCACTCCTCACGATGCCCCGTTGGTCGAACAACTGATTCGCACCACGGGCCTGCCGCCGGTCGTCGCCCAATTGCTGGTGAGCCGTGGCGTCTACTCCAAAGATGACGCCTCGACTTTTCTGGACACCAAACTGACCAGCCTGCGCGACCCGCAGTTGCTGCCCGGCGTGCCTGCCGCCGCAGAAAAAATCCAAGCGGCCATTCAGTCCAAAACGCCGATTGTCGTTTACGGCGATTACGACGCGGACGGGATGACCGGCTCAGCAATCCTGGTGAACTGCCTGCGTTTGCTGAAAGCCGACGTCAGCTATCACGTGCCCAACCGACTGGAAGAAGGCTACGGCCTGAACGAGGATTCAATCCGCAAATTGGTGGCTCGTGGGAAGCAGATGATCATCTCGGTCGACTGCGGAATTTCCAGCCTGCATTGTGCACAGGTTTGCCGAGAGCTCGGCGTCTCGCTGATTATCACCGACCACCATCAAATGGGTGATGAACTTCCCGATGCGGACGTGATTGTTCACCCGCGATTGCCGGGGACGGCTTACCCATTTGGTGAACTGTGTGGCGCCGGGGTCGCGTTCAAGTTGGCTTGGGCGCTGTGCCAGGAAACCTGCGGGCAAAAAAAAGTCACGCCGCCGATGAAGCGTTTCCTGATGCAGTCGCTGGCCTTGGCCGCGATTGGAACCATCGCTGACGTCGTTCCGCTGCTGGACGAAAACCGAGTGCTGGTCAATCACGGCCTGCGGGTGATGCAAACCGAACCGCTGCCGGGTTTGTGGGAACTGATGAAGCTCACAAAGCTCGATCAAATTAGTGAATTGACCACCGAAAACATCGCCTTTTCGCTGGCACCTCGCTTGAATGCGGCGGGCCGATTGGGCCAAGCCCAATTGGGGATTGAGCTACTAACGATTGAAGCCGGCGAACGCGCCGCGGCACTCGCGCAGTACATCGATCAACTCAACGGCCAACGCGACACGCTGCAGAGAAGCGTGCAACTCGCCGCACAAAAACAAGCCAAGACAGACTTCGATCCGGAAAACGATCCCGCGTTGGTATTGGCCGGAGTGGGCTGGCACACCGGCGTGATCGGTGTCGTCGCCGGCAGACTGGCAGAGAAATACGCCAAACCAGTGATCATCCTGTCGCTGGACACCGCGGGCAAAGTGGACGCAACGGGATCCGGTCGAGTCGGCGGCACAGGAATCAACCTCTACGACGCCTTGCGAGAATGCGAGGACAGATTGGTCCGTTTCGGCGGCCACCCGGCGGCGGGCGGGCTGACCATTCGCGAATCGGACATCGAGGCTTTTCGAGGTGATTTCTGCGAAGCGGTTGCCAAACAATGGTCCGATCGTGAACTGGTGCCGGCAATCCAAATTGACGCGGAAGCTCCGCTGGGGCAACTCAATCTGCAAGTGATGAAGCAAATTGAAACGATGGCGCCATTTGGAGCTGGAAACCCCAGGCCAGTCTTGATGGGACGCGATATTCGGCTGAGCGAACCGGCCAAGAAAATGGGAAAAGGCGAAAACCACTTGTCCGTGCGTCTGAAACAAGGCGAACGTGTCATTCGCGGAGTCGCCTTTGGTGCCGCGGATTGGTGCGAACCTCTGAACCAACACGACGGCCCCATCGAAATTGCCTATCGGCCCGTCATCAACGAATTCAACGGGTACCGGAGCGTTGAGGTCCACTTGGTCGATTGGCGTCGACAAGGTTAG
- a CDS encoding type II secretion system F family protein encodes MNQRPIQHDSEMDAAVPSSNQIPDGLLALSSVPHRSLVRVLSVAHVKRESAATWVELLAAEFKGPVAARMNHLATLLNTGIPVPDALEQTPRILPPSALMAIRLASETGTLSQTYDALLSDAGLEPETSDSGWRSPRSEFFRVMLGFLIAWMILSFLLIFIMPTFERMFEEFGLELPAVTSSLIAVSNRAGEVLILGIAIFGMVIVGRLLFSREPQPYRFNPMRWHERFVPPSVNLLSLLAIVVDSGRPITAGLQTLSKCHHIPRVRRQLATSCTLIEQGADPWITLANEQILTSRESRALSVAGSSAVQAWLLRWLAEARFNRRTLRQHFFTRLISVASLLLLAIVVAWSAFAVFLVLINLVRGLA; translated from the coding sequence ATGAATCAACGCCCCATCCAACACGACAGCGAGATGGACGCAGCCGTTCCTTCGTCAAACCAAATCCCCGACGGGCTGCTCGCACTTTCTTCGGTTCCCCACCGTTCTTTGGTTCGCGTGTTATCGGTCGCCCATGTCAAACGCGAATCGGCGGCGACTTGGGTGGAGCTGTTGGCGGCTGAGTTCAAAGGCCCGGTGGCGGCCAGGATGAATCATCTAGCAACTCTGCTGAACACCGGAATTCCTGTCCCGGATGCCTTGGAACAAACACCGCGAATCCTTCCGCCGTCGGCCCTGATGGCCATTCGACTCGCCAGCGAAACGGGCACCTTGAGTCAAACCTACGACGCGTTGCTTTCAGATGCCGGGCTCGAACCAGAAACATCCGACTCCGGTTGGCGCAGCCCCCGATCAGAGTTTTTTCGCGTCATGCTTGGTTTCTTGATCGCGTGGATGATCCTGTCGTTCTTATTGATCTTTATCATGCCCACCTTCGAACGCATGTTTGAGGAATTCGGGCTAGAACTTCCCGCCGTCACAAGTTCCTTAATCGCAGTCAGTAATCGAGCGGGTGAGGTGCTGATCCTCGGCATTGCCATCTTCGGGATGGTGATTGTGGGGCGACTTCTATTCAGTCGTGAACCTCAACCGTACCGATTCAATCCAATGCGATGGCACGAGCGTTTTGTTCCGCCGTCGGTGAATCTCCTCTCATTGTTGGCAATCGTGGTGGACTCCGGTCGCCCGATCACCGCGGGTTTGCAAACCCTGTCGAAGTGCCACCACATCCCGAGGGTGCGTCGGCAATTGGCCACGTCCTGCACTTTGATTGAACAAGGTGCGGACCCGTGGATCACGCTCGCCAACGAGCAGATCCTCACGTCTCGCGAATCAAGAGCCCTGTCCGTCGCGGGATCCAGTGCGGTCCAAGCCTGGCTGCTGAGGTGGCTTGCGGAGGCCAGGTTCAACCGCCGGACTTTGCGTCAACATTTCTTCACGCGACTGATTTCCGTGGCCAGCCTCCTGCTGCTGGCGATTGTCGTCGCCTGGTCCGCCTTCGCAGTCTTCCTCGTGCTCATCAACTTGGTCCGGGGGCTCGCATGA
- the rpmG gene encoding 50S ribosomal protein L33, whose protein sequence is MAKSKKKAETIFLVCEETGQYNYTLRKKPGGEKLRLKKYNPSLRKHTWHTEKKK, encoded by the coding sequence ATGGCCAAGAGCAAGAAAAAAGCAGAAACCATTTTCCTGGTCTGCGAAGAAACCGGACAATACAACTACACCCTCCGCAAAAAGCCTGGCGGAGAAAAGCTTCGTTTGAAGAAGTACAACCCCAGCTTGCGCAAGCACACCTGGCACACTGAGAAGAAAAAGTAA